AAAGACCTTGTAAATAGGATCCTGCCTCCATACAGAATATAAACTGAACGTCTTGAAGCAGTGCAATGTTTACTCCATACCTAATACACACCTCCTCCGGGGTAACCGTCGGGGTAACCGCTGGTGTAACCACCGGGGTAACCGCTGGGGTAACCACCGGGGTTAAAGACCACCAATAAGTTGATATATCAAACAGTAGATTTAAAGTGTTAATAACAGATGAAAAGTACTTCCCTTCAACAAAAAGATTCATGAGATATTCATAGACAATGTCTTTGACATGTTTATTATAATAAACAATACTTCATTGAATGTAATTCTATTTGAAACAGGAACACAATATTTACAAACATATCCAGTATGCAAACTCCTGCAATGTATGCATTAAAACAAACACTGCTCCAGGCCTTGGTAACGGAAAGGGAACAGGAAGTTGATATattatggagggagggagggagggagggagggagggagggagggatgaatggGTGGAGGGAAAATGGATagatgatggagggatggatggagggatggacggagggatggatggggggatgatggatagatggatggatgggggatggatggagggatgagggagggatgatggatagatggatggagggatgatggatggggggatgatggatggatagagggatgatggatagatggagggatggatggataaaaACGAACATGAAACTGACATTGAAAAATAGATAGATGTGAAATTCCAACAGCAACAGAGTTCAACCATTAGACGTGTCCTCTTTCACGTCATGAACACACATGTCCTCTCCCTAGCCTAGACCCGACTAATGGACATACATGTCCTCTCCCTAGCCTAGACCCGACTAATGGACACACATGTCCTCTCCCTAGCCTAGACCCGACTAATGGACATACATGTCCTCTCCCTAGCCTAGACCCTGCTAATGGACACACATGTCCTCTCCCTAGCCTAGACCCTGCTAATGGACACACATGTCCTCTCACTAGCCTAGACGCGACTAATGGACATACATGTCCTCTCCCTAGCCTAGACCCTGCTAATGGACACACATGTCCTCTCACTAGCCTAGACCCGACTAATGGACATACATGTCCTCTCCCTAGCCTAGACCCTGCTAATGGACACACATGTCCTCTCCCTAGCCTAGACGCGACTAATGGACACACATGTCCTCTCACTAGCCTAGACGCGACTAATGGACATACATGTCCTCTCCCTAGCCTAGACCCGACTAATGGACACACATGTCCTCTCCCTAGCCTAGACCCTGCTAATGGACATACATGTCCTCTCCCTAGCCTAGACCCGACTAATGGACACACATGTCCTCTCCCTAGCCTAGACCCTGCTAATGGACATACATGTCCTCTCCCTAGCCTAGACCCTGCTAATGGACACACATGTCCTCTCCCTAGCCTAGACCCGACTAATGGACACACATGTCCTCTCCCTAGCCTAGACCCTGCTAATGGACACACATGTCCTCTCCCTAGCCTAGACCCGACTAATGGACACACATGTCCTCTCCCTAGCCTAGACCCTGCTAATGGACATGTCTCTGTGTAGGATAATATTTAGACCTGCCTCTGCGATCGTGTGGAGCCAAACACTCTCTGCCTCCCTTTCCAAACCTAACATCTCATAATTCTAAAAATATATCTAGTGCAATTTCTCATAAAGACGCTGAATACATTCAGAAAGGCTCTAAGAGGCCGAGGAACTCCTTACATGGATGTGTCCCATaggattgcatcccaaatggcaccctattccctatatatagtacactactttagaccagagccctatggcaccctattccctatatatatatagtgcactactttagaccagagccctatggaaccctattccctatatagtgcactactttagaccagagccctatggaaccctattccctatatagtgcactactttagaccagggccctatagaaccctattccctatatagtgcactactttagaccagagccctatggcaccctattccctatatagtgcactactttagaccagagccctatggcaccctattccctatatagtgcactactttagaccagagccctatggaaccctattccatatatagtgcactactttagaccagagccctatggcacactattccctattttTTTGTAATGAAAAGCACTATAGAAGCTGAATAAattattattgtttattattattattattattattgtgaggCTGAGATAAAATGTTACagtggctctggtctaaagtagaggaCAATAAGGGGAATAACCCCCTTGCagtggctctggtctaaagtagaggaCTATAAGGGGAATAACCCCCTTACagtggctctggtctaaagtagaggaCAATAAGGGGAATAAAACCTtgtggctctggtctaaagtagaggaCTATAAGGGGAATAAAACCTTGCAgtgactctggtctaaagtagaggaCGATAAGGGGAATAAAACCTTgtgactctggtctaaagtagaggaCGATAAGGGGAATAAAACCTTgtgactctggtctaaagtagaggaCGATAAGGGGAATAAAACCTTGCAgtgactctggtctaaagtagaggaCGATAAGGGGAATCGGTGCCATTTTGGCGTACCAGTTTTCAGCACCTGGACAACTCCTCAATGTCTCAGGGGCGCTAGTCTCTTTCTCGTCAACGATTAGAGCCGTTTCTCCGGGCACATAACCTGCCTAGTGTCCATCCCGGGCTGTATCTGTCTCTGAGCTAAGCCCCGCTGTTTATCTCTGAAGTATTCCCAGGCTGGCTGAAAACGTTCAATACTAAGTATCCTATCCGCCGATGACGAAGTATCCAAGGACCCCGGCGATCACAACAACAGCAACGAATATAAACCCGGCGACGCACGTGACCATTCCGTTATTGTCACCCCCATCGTTTATCTCGTCTTTGGGCTCCTCATCGCAGATGGAAATGACACCCACGGAGGAATTCCCGACGCTCAGGGTGGATTTGAGCTCGGCGCCGGCTTCCTGCTTGGCCTCCACGGCCCACGGTGCCACCTGCACTTTCATCTCCATCTCTTCCATCATCTGACCCACCTGGGTGATCTCGGCTTGGAGCTCTTTCAAATCGGCAGTGTCGATGTTGCTGTCCGCGTCGTATTTCATGTTCTGACAAGACATGGCCCTGGCGGCCACCGTGGTGGTGCTGCCGGTCATACCCGTCTGGATGAGGTGTCTGGTGGGCACCTTGAGGGGAAACTCCTGCCCTATCTCCAAGCTTCGCTTCATGTCCACTTCCAGTAGCTCCATGCTGCTGGTGAACAACACCCATAGCCTCTCATACTCAGCACGGTCGTCCTTGCTGATGGTCTTGTCTTTGAGCAACTCAGTTAGTTTATTCCGGTTGGCCACAGCGAGCTCCTGAGCTTTCTTCCGGGTCTTTTTAAGTTCCTCGCGTAGGTTCTGAGAATCCGATGTGCTGCCCAACGCGATGACCAGGTGCCTGTAGCACGCTGTGACTTTGTTCAAAGCATCCAGCATAGTTTTACACTCATCTGTGCCCCCCATGATTGTTTTAATTTAAAATATAAGCCTATCTCTGATCTCTTCCCCCCAGCTACATTAAAAATGCATTCAATtaataaaaaaatcaaaaaagcggtgcgcaacaacaacaacaaaaaagggatGGTGATCACGAACCGCCAGACGCACCGTGGTCGGTTGTTGAGCTCGACTCAACTGTcttttataattattattttagttTGGACAAGAAAACACCATCCATATAAATCCAGTCAAAGCTCTTGTCACAACGAATTCCTCTCTATCCATGTTCCTGTCTgcgagcagcagcagcagcagcagagatccGAGAGGAAAAGCTTAGATATTAACGGACCAGTAAATGGCTTTACCTTCGCTCTTTTTGCATCGGAGATTAGATGGCCGACggcgtcagagagagagagagagagagagagagcaaagccCTTCCCTGCCTGCTGAAAATAGAtgtgtatcaaaacatttctgtgtGGAATAATAGTCCAAATACTTTAGAGACTGGTGTATGTACAGATAGGAGATTCAGCTACAGGTGTTTCCTATTAAACATCAGAACAACTCCACAATGTCCAACTCCTGCGGCGTCAGCTCGCAACAAATAAATAACGAAAAGTCCATTTAATACCGTCTCCGTCTTCTTTAGATACACATCTGGATGGTGatgattatatatataaatataaaacaaACGCTGTTAATGCTCAGCTCAGCTCACCGTGAGAGACAGACCCGTATCGCTGGACGAACCAAATCAAACTGTGACTAAGtcgatggttggttggttggttggttgtttaAGTATCgtgtgggtttttatttttttccttcttcttcATCTGAACGGGAGCTGTCCACTTCAGCACGGTGTCTGTCGACGGTGCTGTTTTAAATACCGTAAGCGCCCTGTGTGGTCACATGCACGCATAACAAGACCGTAGCTTTCAGTGGTAGGCGTTCTGTAACGTTGGAGAGAGTAGAGAAGCCTAGAGATCCACTGATTGGTTAGGGAGGAAACATCTCCAATGGATACGTTTTGTGATTGGTTAGTtattctcacacacacgcacagcccCCCCTGCCCTAGACCGCTGTTTGTGGTGTTAGTGGATGCCTTTATTAAAGTGATGCTCACAGACTTTAATAggcctctggtctaaagtagtgtactatatatggaatagggtgccatagggctctggtctaaagtagtgcactatatagggaatagggtgcaatagggctctggtctaaagtagtgcactatatagggaatagggtaccatagggctctggtctaaagtagtgcactatatagggaatagggtgccatagggctctggtctaaagtagtgcactatatagggaatagggtgccatagggctctggtctaaagtagtgcactatatagggaatagggtgccatagggctctggtctaaagtagtgcactatatagggaatagggtgccatagggctctggtctaaagtagtgcactatatagggaatagggtgccatagggctctggtctaaagtagtgcactatatagggaatagggtgccatagggctctggtctaaagtagtgcactatatagggaatagggtgccatagggctctggtctaaagtagtgcactatatagggaatagggtgccatttgagactgtgtgtgtatgtgtgtgtgagagagtgtgagtgtgagcgagagagtgtgtgtgtgtgtgtgtgtgtgtgtgtgtgtgtgtgtgtgtgtgtgtgtgtgtgtgtgtgtgtgtgtgtgtgtgtgtgtgtgtgtgtgtgtgtgtgtgtgtgtgtgtgtgtgtgtgtgtgtgtgagtgtgagagagtgtgtgagtgtgagagagtgtgtgtgtgagagagagtgtgtgtgagagtgcgcATGTGAATAAGTGGA
This genomic window from Salmo trutta unplaced genomic scaffold, fSalTru1.1, whole genome shotgun sequence contains:
- the LOC115180799 gene encoding regulator of G-protein signaling 9-binding protein-like → MGGTDECKTMLDALNKVTACYRHLVIALGSTSDSQNLREELKKTRKKAQELAVANRNKLTELLKDKTISKDDRAEYERLWVLFTSSMELLEVDMKRSLEIGQEFPLKVPTRHLIQTGMTGSTTTVAARAMSCQNMKYDADSNIDTADLKELQAEITQVGQMMEEMEMKVQVAPWAVEAKQEAGAELKSTLSVGNSSVGVISICDEEPKDEINDGGDNNGMVTCVAGFIFVAVVVIAGVLGYFVIGG